A single genomic interval of Arachis duranensis cultivar V14167 chromosome 7, aradu.V14167.gnm2.J7QH, whole genome shotgun sequence harbors:
- the LOC110274158 gene encoding branched-chain amino acid aminotransferase 2, chloroplastic-like isoform X1 — MSRKTTVTLCFVIIKRMASTNETENLGESDTMKKLKHVESKLLRCNVPVDELLELLDVEERLVSVDELLDADEVFCTGTAVVVSPVGSVTYLGNRVSYGEGIGAVSQQLYSVLTRLQMDITEDVMNWTVKLR, encoded by the exons ATGAGCAGGAAAACAACTG TGACTTTGTGTTTTGTGATCATAAAGAGAATGGCATCCACTAATGAGACTGAAAATCTAGGTGAGAGTGATACTATGAAGAAGCTTAAACATGTCGAGAGCAAGCTTCTCAGATGCAATGTTCCTGTTGATGAGCTTCTTGAACTGCTTGAT GTGGAGGAGCGACTAGTCTCTGTGGATGAATTGCTAGATGCTGATGAGGTCTTCTGCACAGGGACAGCTGTGGTTGTGTCACCTGTAGGCAGTGTTACTTATCTTGGCAACAG GGTATCCTATGGAGAAGGTATTGGAGCAGTGTCCCAGCAACTCTATAGTGTCCTTACAAGACTGCAGATGGATATTACAGAGGATGTGATGAATTGGACTGTTAAGCTGAGATAG
- the LOC110274158 gene encoding branched-chain amino acid aminotransferase 2, chloroplastic-like isoform X2, translating into MSRKTTGESDTMKKLKHVESKLLRCNVPVDELLELLDVEERLVSVDELLDADEVFCTGTAVVVSPVGSVTYLGNRVSYGEGIGAVSQQLYSVLTRLQMDITEDVMNWTVKLR; encoded by the exons ATGAGCAGGAAAACAACTG GTGAGAGTGATACTATGAAGAAGCTTAAACATGTCGAGAGCAAGCTTCTCAGATGCAATGTTCCTGTTGATGAGCTTCTTGAACTGCTTGAT GTGGAGGAGCGACTAGTCTCTGTGGATGAATTGCTAGATGCTGATGAGGTCTTCTGCACAGGGACAGCTGTGGTTGTGTCACCTGTAGGCAGTGTTACTTATCTTGGCAACAG GGTATCCTATGGAGAAGGTATTGGAGCAGTGTCCCAGCAACTCTATAGTGTCCTTACAAGACTGCAGATGGATATTACAGAGGATGTGATGAATTGGACTGTTAAGCTGAGATAG